One stretch of Tepiditoga spiralis DNA includes these proteins:
- the rpmG gene encoding 50S ribosomal protein L33: MAAKNQIVHFSLKCTECGTRNYYKVKNRNVKEKFEMKKYCPKCNKHTLHKESKI, from the coding sequence ATGGCTGCAAAGAATCAGATCGTCCATTTTTCTTTAAAGTGTACAGAGTGCGGAACAAGAAATTACTATAAAGTAAAAAACAGAAACGTTAAAGAAAAATTTGAAATGAAAAAGTACTGTCCGAAGTGTAATAAACACACTCTACATAAAGAATCTAAGATATAA